A region of the Clavelina lepadiformis chromosome 9, kaClaLepa1.1, whole genome shotgun sequence genome:
atacaaatttgtCAGTTACTTTCAAACGTGCAATCTATGCACTCTTCGTTTCCAAATGAACCCAATAATCTGACACCGTTGACGTAGATCAAAGCAACAAAATCGAAGGTTTCTCAAAACTTTGGCTTTAAGAAGTATCTTGTTATTGTAAATAAAACGCGCTTAAAATTGAACGCTACAACATATTCTAAAAAATTCCACTTGTTATTTATTAACATTCAAACAGCAACGCATGGCCCTGAAAGTGAAACATGTGAAtgtagtaggcctacattgcTATATCTATGAAGTCTCTCGACCAACAGCCATTGCACAAAGATTTTCGGTTGATCCACTATCAACGGGTGTAGTCTCCCATCTAACTTCTTTATAGCCTCGTCGTTGGGCGAGACGATTTGCTGCTGAAACTGGTGATTTGACGTTCATCTGCATCGGAAGCTGTTTTCCAGGGAAATATCCTCTCTCGCCAATCGGTAAATGAAAAGAGGAGCGCCAAGAGGTTTATCAACATGTTAGTGCCGTAAACAATGTGTCTGATATAGACAATATCTTGTTTATTTACCAACGCGTAAACTGCGTTTAACGTATCAGAAAGAATGACAACGCCAGCAGTAATAGCAGCTCGCTTGATGAGAGGAAAAGTGGTTTTGCCCTCCAATCCGCGATCGTGCATCTTTTTCCGATGTACGTTCAGGGGGTATATGAGCGAATACAACAAAAGTAACTGAAATGTAATGGTAGTGCTTACTAAAAGACCCCACTTCACCGAAGCACCTTTCTTAGACTGAACCTTGAGGCAACCTACTGGAGTAGTTTGGTACAATGGTGATACAAGGAACACTGTCATATTGACGATGGTCATAAAGAAGAGAAAAACCAAAGTGAGTCTGTTTAAAACCCTGGCAGGTTTACTTGTGGTCGATCGCAATAAAGGGTTGAGGTAGAAGACAGTATACACCCTATACCACAGTGCGAAgtaaactgaaaacaaaccgACGGCTGTACAAACTATTTTAGTGCGATGGTAGTGCATACAATACGGGCTTTCGACTCCCCAGAACAAAGGCATTTCTACCAACATATACATCAGGAAGGAGATGACGGTCACAAACACAAGCATGGTCAGCACTGCCCCATCTCGCCTGCTTTTCTCGTTTGTAATTGAAAAACGTTGCTCTAAACAGAATGTGAGCGAGGGTTAGTTAAGTAAAATAACTATTAATGAGTAATGCTAGCAAAGACAAACATGTTTCaatatcagttttatttttattctgtaCATTAGACTTATGTATACTGTACATACAGCTaccttttgcaaaatatttttatgacaacAAACTACTTTCCGTCTTTAGTCAATTTTTAGTACCAGTTATAGTCTATTTTACCTTGTCGGCATAAGAAGAATTTCTTTCTACAGGCAAACAGTATCATAGAAACACAGATGTAAATTACAATGGCTGTGCACATAGTGGTGAAGACTAGGCTAGCGTAGAAATCAGTTTGAACGTCCGTAAATTGCAACGGCAAAGTTTCGTTGATATAAGTTGTCGAAGCAAGGGTAACCCCAACATTTGCTTCAGTGGTCATAGTTATGGATGTCCGTCTTCTAAAGCTTAAATAAAGTATTAGTGCTAGCAATTGCGCAAAAATACTTCCGTAATTTCTGAAAAGAGCAGAAAAACACGTCGTCTTGATTTTGCATGTCCAAATTATCTTTAATGAAAAAGCAGAATAGTGTAGCACCCCAATGTTTAACTTTAGTTTATTGAAACTGTTAATCAATTCCAGTTAACATTTAATAGGCGGCCTGATGCTGcttttcttatttttctttCCCAGTGCTATTGCACGATTCTGCTTCTTGCAACATTAGCTTTAACACACATCCCATGAAAACTTGTTGCGTTATGTTAGATGGTCAAGAATTTGGAATTGTAAGACCTATTCCAGTACCATTTCTATTATATACTACAAAACATATCGCTAAGATATTCTTATAATTCAACATGGGTTGTGGATCAAAAACCAGTTAATGGTCAAAGTTTTTTGGGGCGCATAGGTTgctgtttgttgttttgaaacaGCTGTTCAACGCGAGGACTGGAGAATCAAGCAGCATGGTAGCTGTATCAATAGACTGATGGTCTCCTAACAACTAAAACCTGTTCAAATACGAAGAGTTGCCAGAAGCCGTTTCCTGTATGCAGTCTAAACTCAAATTGAGTCTTTGTTATTGGTTTGCCTATTTATTGTTGTCACAACGTTCTTCTAAAGTGACTGGGAAGTATGAGACTTTTACTGAAATACTACAATTTCAATTAATCAACAGGCTAAATCCTATTTGTTCCCTCTTTCCTTTCTCTCTGAATTAAGCACCTTACAACAGTTTTGTGAGCTGCATTTGGCACGTTCTTGCATATTTAGCTATTTTGGTAAATATTTGACCCTATCACCCTATATAGAGAAGCTTATATAGTCCTAAGAAAAGCATAACTACCAatggaaaattaaaaattaccaTTGCTGTATAAAAGCACCTCTTCCTCTAACTGATACTGATACATCAATTATCTGCAATCAATAGGCAGTTTAGTTCCGTATAATTTGTAAAAGCATTTTATGCCATAGATCTCCAGTTTCGCTTGTGCCATGACAGTTTCGTTGTAGTGATTACGTATATGGGAAATATGCcagaaaattttaatgtaTCTCTTTATACGTGGTTATACTCACGATGCTATTACAAGGAAGTTGGACTGtaaatattattatcataTGCTTGAGCTATAGCTTGTCATGTATGCGAAGTTTTATGATAGCTTTATTGACGTGTTTCTGCGGCCTTCAAAGCTATCAAAACGAGGCGATACTTTACCGTTGAGTAATTTTCGCGATATTAAATGCTCTCACGAATCACGATGTGTTTGCTATGTGTGcgaaaaataatattattaacCTTGTCTGGGCCTGAAATGATTGTAAAGAAGATTTTTGTTACCGTTacagaaaatatttaagttataTCTAAATGTTGTAAAAGGACTTTGTACAAATGCAAAGGCACGTCATATTTCAGTACGTCACAGAGCcgttattttaaaagtaaatgcTCCGAAAAGTATTTTAGAGCACAGTGAAACTGTTATACCACGAAATCGTATAACGCGAATTTGAATATAAATCATGACAAGACAATCGCAAAATAATCGCCAAGTGTTTGTACTGTTATGGTTGTAGTGCATCGACCGAAACATGAGTACAAGTACAACAATACGCTTTTCTACTGTTTCGGTTCTAGGATTTGTTTAACGTATGAATCAAGTCACAGCACTATGACCTGTAGCTATCGGTATATATACGTATTAATCACCCGATACAAAGCAAACTTCGCGCTTTTTTCGCAGAGGCATGTCATGACCACGTGAAAAGTATACACAAACATTGCACGCGCGCAAACTAGATTGCTTTAGTTGTTAGCGTGTAGTTTTCACGGTATAAGTGAGAATCTTTATGTCGGTCAATGGAGTTTGGGTTTTATCACAAAACTAACACCGTAATTTTACTTTGTCCTTGTTACCATGTACTCGCATACTAATCCTCATTTGCTGTTCGCTTATAGTCTTAAACTCAAGCTGTGCCCTTTCCTTTACCGAGTTAAGTTATCGCACATCGGTGTCATAGTCTATATAACTGCAAAGTCTGTCGTCCGTTTATCGCCATTTCACACTTGCGCAACTATTAGCGCTCCTCCTTCCTTCAGGCCGGTATTTGAGGTATTTGAGGCCGGTAAATTTAAGgtattttgatttaattatGATTGGAGATCGCcactaaaaataattaagttaGGTTTTAAAACTAATCTTGAATGACGAATTGTAATTCGAGATTCGATCAGCATTATATATGAAATATTAATACTGTATTTTGTTCTCCTCCCttaattttaacttgaaaaaacTTCAGCGTTCCTTTATTAGTTTATTCATTCTCATGCTGCTGGCCACAAAGCTTGGGGGATTACGGATCTGGTAAGGATAAGGAGTTTAGTTAGACAAATATCTCTCCtattttgtataaaactaTGCTTATTTGGCATGCACATATATGTAGACCAAAGTTTTAGCAAAACGTTCGTAAGTACAATTGTTGTGTAAACAGGTAATACATTCACAAGTGTATACATACAAgctttgaaaatacaaaaacgcagcATCCCAGTGTTAGAAAtaccaataaaataaaaaccacaTAACAAGACCTTTGGTGATAAATAAACACGAAGCAAATGATTCTTGCGCTTTCAGAAATCCTAAAGTCCGTTTTGAGTTTGGGTTGGGCAGCAAGTGTTTGTCAATAATCGTGACgttttttaagaaaagtttCTCCATGGACAAAGCTTCTCTTTCCAATTAGTAGATGATAGTAGTATGACCGCAATTACATTTATGACGAGATTTGTACTGGTGGTTATGTGGTTGATATAAGCGGTAGAATTTTTATAAACGACAGAAAACAATGCATAAATTACAATAAACTCTTTTACGGTACGCAATTGCTGCCATGAAGTATATTAAAAAGAAACACGCCGCAAAATTGAATGTTAGTGAAGCAATTCGTTTTGCAAAGGAGTTAACGTAAACTGACTCATTAACGCGAGGTTGTTACTGAGTCACAAATGTTTGTGACACCACAGCAAGTAAGTTTTCCACCGTAGGATCCATGacgaaatttaattttaacaagtagAATATCGCCTGTTAGGGTCCTGTTAGCATCAAGCTTTGGAAAATACCTcaaaacataaattaatatttaagtGTCACAAAACGATGTTATTATCTCAAACGTCCTTCATAAACTTAAGGGTCCCGAAGAAAATTTCCACTGGGTAAATTTACGTTACACTTAAAACTCTCAACTCCTTGAAAGTAAAACGGTATTCTGCGCATAAAAATTTAAGTCTTGAGAATTTCTTGACATGGCGTTTGTGTTTGCAACACATCTTTATTGCTGCCAATGTTTTTTGATGATAACAGAAGTCTTTGCTTTGCATATAAGACTTTGGACTATAAGACTTCACACCTggaaacaaatacaaaaatatttcagataACTACAGTAAAATCTATAGTTTGTCTGACTTCCTACTTTAACATGGGAAATCGTAGCCTACCATACCTCGcatcaaaataaaagcttGAGATTTTATAAGATTGCTGAGGCTTACGTGCTATAAACATCCCAAGTTTGATGACGTATTTGAGGGGGCAAGAGAAACGCAACTACCTAACCCACTCCTACGCTGCACATCTTGACAGTGACTGACCtgattttcttttcaaaatgcTTTGGTAATGCAAGGattacatattttttttgtCTTGATGCTTAAACTTCATGTTGTGAACCTTCTCGACGTGGCCATGTTAATTCCTTTATTGTACGAAGATCAATCACAACCTGTTACTTATAAGGGCTATCGAAGCAATTAAGCCGTAAGTAGACTCATAAAAGTGATATTAGGCGCTAAATTGCAAAGCCTTGGAATTGATGTGACATAACAAGACATAGCGAAGAAATTGTGATAACCATCACCAATTTGATATCCTTTTCACTTTTATTccacaaatttaaaacattttaatatttcCTCTAATTCCACCTCAGAAATAACCTTTTAGTACCAGTTACAAAAAATAGTCTGTTTTTACTATTGTTGAATCGCTTTGTTCTTTGGTGTGAAGTTTATTTCGTGTTTTATTTTACTCACGCTTGTAAACCTAACATTGCTTCAATAACAAAGTGAATTAATGTTTCTAAGATAAGAACGAAACcggtaaatattttatataatgTTCCTATACAATTTCGTTTGCTGCAAGTGGTCTCCCTAAAACTCGCcaagttttgacaaaaaataagtCGTCAGCCAGGTTAATTATTCTGGAAGCGTTGTAACTAGAAATTCAACCTATATTTTGTTATCACGTTTACATTGTTTAAACATATTTctaaaagaattttaaaatatcacgcagtttaataataacaatactGCATTCGATTTCACCTGAATTGAAATGTGCATCACAAGATTTGTTTCGataaaatgcaataatttGTGACGTATAAAACCTGAATTCCTTACAAGGAAATGCACAGAAACTTAAACTAATACAATTTGCAGCTTTTCTTTACGACCTTTCATGAACTGGTTCCTTTCGATCTATTAACGTGACACGACTTCTGTCCTTTTCTGGtaagtaaatttactgtagaCTGTTAAGAATTCTGTCTGTAGGTAAAGAAAAGCGCTTATATAAAACAGGTTAACATTAACCGCAGTTAGTTGATTTCGTGTATCAGGAGACGATGACTTGAAGCAATGAAATAATGATGCATGAAACGAGAACAAGCATTACAAAAACTATAAGTAGAAATATATAGTCTTCAACCTTAGTTTTAATGCATTGATATCATGCATTTGAGAGAAAACTGCGTTGGTATAACAAGtaacctatacagtataaaagTGTGGTTGAGTGTTGTCATGATGGctgataaagaaaattatttgcatATATTAAAACTACTTCAGTTTGGTTTAGTAACTTCAGCATTTGCACTTCAAAGAGGTTTACTAGAATAGTAATTTTGTGCAGCTAAGAATAcacattttcattaatttacATCACACTTTTCTATGCAGGTTAGCACAAGTGATATACAGTTGTCCTCATATTGAATGAAACTGTGCACATAAACTAATGGCTCCAAAGCGAACGACCGTGTCCAATTCCGCCACTTTCTTGCAATTTACCAACGGATCTAGTTTACCGGCAGCGAATCATGAAATAACAAAAGAATTGCTAGCctctttaattttttcttttcttgctGCACTAGTCGCCATGTACATACTTTTTGTTATGGTCCGTTATGGATGTAAacacaaacttttttcttgtGAAGGTAAGTTATAAAGTAAAATATCACAAACATCTGATTATCATAAAAGTAAAAGCTAAATCAGACCTTTTAAGTTTGTTAAACGTCATGTTTAAGTTACGTTTAATAGGCCTATTACCAAAAGTCAAAAGTAAATTTAcagtaaattgttttttgaaaccTTAAGTCAAAAATCATCTTCAATTCAAACTCTGTAACAGGAAAACGACGAAAAATCGGATTTTCTTCAGTCATCAATAACCTGACCATGGTTTCTGCATTTTTCGTCATCATTTACGTTGCTTCCGAGCTGCCGCTTGTCGTGCCACAGCGACCGCCATTTTGTGCAGTTCGTGACGTAATAAGGGTCATCACTTTTGCATTAGCCATAGCCCTCAACTATCTTACTCTCTGGTGTAGAGTTTATGCTGTTTTTTACTCTAGCCCTATCTTACAATACAGCATAGCCAAGGCAGCAAGATATTTAAGCTATCTTTCTCTAATATTACTCCTTGCTTTGCTTCCTGCAGTTTGCATTATATTTCTGTTGTCTCCTTCGACGGTGACGACGTCTAGCGGCTGTTTCGCTTACGTTTCAATTGAAAACCAAACGATCCGATGGATTATGCTTGCTGTGTGCACGGTAGCTGTCCAGATTGTATCATGGCTTTCTCTTGTTTATCCGCTTCGtcaacataaacaaaaaatggcaAATCGAGGTTTTGACACGAACGTGACGATATCTATTATAAAAAGGACAGCTGTTACAGCGGGGGTATGTGTGTTTTCAGATATATTGAACGCACTGTTTGCCATACTTTACAGAAATCCTACAACTCACGTTTACCACATAGTATTCAGCACAAACCTTTTCATGAATTTAATAGCTGTTATATTATCAGCGGCTGATTGGAAAGAGAAGCTCTTTCCGTGGACATGCCTTGTTTAAACTAAATGGAAAACATTTATATATAATGTATAGCATTATGACTATGTTCATGCTTAATGAgatttcgattgcattttttATGATCTTGTACTCGGAATCATTTATGTTGATTGTACGTTTTACTTGAAGATATTTTACAATCAGAACACAGATGGTTATGTTTAATGCATGGGCCATTCTACAATGCTTCTTTTTACCTGCTTTTGACTTTTCATAGTGAATAACAACTAAGTCCGGTTTATTGTCGGCACATTTATTTCAAGAAGGGAAAAGCTACACAGTAATAAATTTGAACCTTTTCAAATCGAAAGATACAAATGactaaatattgttttaaccCACATGTGACATTTTTTAACCATCGACTTAAAAGTCGTCCTCATCAAAGATAACGATAACTGTGGCaattgtttgaatttctttcattGTATCTACCAATAATTATCTTCTTTTGTCAATGTCTGTTTCTTATATGGTGCTAGTATGGTCGGTGAATAAAATATAGTcatgtatttttgtaaaataagccaaattttactttttagaccATAATTGCCCTGGTAAACGCATGCAGCCAGGCACGtaatataaacaatttgaTAGTCGTTATTTTCCATTAGTAATACTTTTGTTTCTTCTCAGATATCAATCAGTATATAAGTCAGTAAGACGAAAAGTAAGTTCAAGAGAAGGTTTATTTTGTGCAAAGTATATTCAGTCACGCACAGAAAGGCAAATAGGTTACACAATTTGATAAGGATGCCTAATACACAGCATAACGGTAAGAACTATGGGGCACATATGTTACAACATCTGACATAAATGCGTTgctaaaaatattacaatacaTTTATCGTTTGTTCGTGTAATTTGGTGATATTTATTGAAGTGAGatgaaatttataaatatactTGAAACAAATGTATTTACATATCACGTGCGTAACACACGCTGCGGAATCTGACTTAACTGGAAATAAAACTCAAAGCACCCCCACACATTTCGTATCACGCCACGCTTGTAAAATCTGTCAAATCTAGAAAAGGTTTGAGGTGCGGCTGTATTAGAGTGAAGTAAGCTTATACTAACACTGTACGTTTTTAAGGGCGTTGTACAGAGCACAGAACATCATATGACATTCTAACAAATTACGTGTTGTATTGGTGCTGTTTTTATACTTCAAACAAcatgataaaaacaataatatatatatagagcTTTTGATTGATCGAGAATAACGTCACAAAGATTAGGTATTTCAAGCTTTTGTAGGCAACCCTACAAGGCCTGCCTGTTCAGGGAAAAACACgtagctttgtttgtttttatgcaatGTCGTGTTTCTATGCAAGAACAACAATTCAGAAGGTTTCACTTATAGCAGTCcttctcaacctttttcatTCGGCGACCCAATTATTAAGTGTAAGTTAATAACGAAGCTTTGGCGATGCTATTTCCCAAACTACATTTCACACAACTTTTTTTTAGAATAAAGTAAACGACACACAAGTAAGACAATTTAACATACACAGGAAAGTCCGAATTTAGTTCATATGTACCTTgattttgtattgtttctaCAATTTTGTCAgaattttgtgcaattttgctCAGTGTCTATCTCAAGTTATCTTCAGACTGAAGACATGTTCTCATCTTTGCTTTAATATGAGTAAGTGCAGAAAACCCGCTCTAACACAGGCAGGCTTTTACTGCGTGCGTGCCAGCAATACTCTTTTCAATCTTATCTCTTTTCATCTTGCATGAACAGAGGATAAGAATGTTCAATCACGACTTTGTCGAGAACGAAGACTCAAACCATCTTGCTTATTCCGTTGACAATACCAATACTTGGGACGTTTCTAAAAAAAGGGGATACAGTATCATTTTGCCATGCAACAATTGTTCTTTGGCTGAAAGACAATTGTCATATCTGAAACGCTAGCTTGAAAACGACACAGACTGTTTGGCCAATACATGGTTACAAATCAACTTCAATCTACCACTGACGAGTCATCAAGAAAGAGCTTTGAAAAGAATGTTTCGTTCCGTTTGTAAAATCAGTTTCAGAAAAAGAGAgaggaaaaaagagaaaaagagaaaaagagaaaaaaagaaaaagaggaAAAGAGGAAAAGAGGAAAAGAGGAAAAGAGGAAAAGAGGAAAAGAGGAAAAGAGGAAAAGAggaaaagagaaaaatatttgctgtGAGTCTTAAACCGGCCCTTTCCACAGGATAAATACCTGAAAACTGATGGACACGGAAAATTGTAGCGCTTTGCCAAGTCGCAGCCACGACAACCAGTTCTTGTGACGATAGATATTGGATATCCGGTGAGTATTGCAGCATTATTACAGTATTATTTAATAATGCAGTATTACGATTATCATTACATATAAAAATTGATGCAACAAGCATCAAAGACCGAAGGCATTGTCTTGATGATCGATGAGAACACAAGACATGACAATCGTACAAAAGCATCCTGAAATACGTGTAGAGGAGTCCTAGCCAGCCAAGCATGATAGCGTCGTGAAAAGAGTTCAAGTGAAGGTTGCAGTCAATAGGTTCATGCATGACTTTGGCAAAACATGACTTCGCCATTAACAGGGACAAAGCATTTTCTCACTTGTAAATACACTAATTTTGTAACTGTAGCAATCGCTTTTATTGAAATCATTCTGTAGTGGTTGAAAGTTACTTCCACTGTCATGTGCGTGCTTCACATACATTGTTACCTTTCTACAGTATTTAGGTGCTATTCATATACACTTCTCTTGCCATCGTTTCCCTAGTAAACTGCCTATAGGATCTTTCTTTTGTGCCTTGTCACTACTTTAATTCAGTTTGCAGCAGAAATTTGCACTTCTGGCATATTCGTTCAGTCTGATACAAATTTCAGAAAACGCTTGAAATTTGTCAAAAGAAGACAAATTTGGGCAATAAATTTGTGCTTTCAAC
Encoded here:
- the LOC143470903 gene encoding uncharacterized protein LOC143470903, whose product is MAPKRTTVSNSATFLQFTNGSSLPAANHEITKELLASLIFSFLAALVAMYILFVMVRYGCKHKLFSCEGKRRKIGFSSVINNLTMVSAFFVIIYVASELPLVVPQRPPFCAVRDVIRVITFALAIALNYLTLWCRVYAVFYSSPILQYSIAKAARYLSYLSLILLLALLPAVCIIFLLSPSTVTTSSGCFAYVSIENQTIRWIMLAVCTVAVQIVSWLSLVYPLRQHKQKMANRGFDTNVTISIIKRTAVTAGVCVFSDILNALFAILYRNPTTHVYHIVFSTNLFMNLIAVILSAADWKEKLFPWTCLV
- the LOC143470483 gene encoding uncharacterized protein LOC143470483 — its product is MTTEANVGVTLASTTYINETLPLQFTDVQTDFYASLVFTTMCTAIVIYICVSMILFACRKKFFLCRQEQRFSITNEKSRRDGAVLTMLVFVTVISFLMYMLVEMPLFWGVESPYCMHYHRTKIVCTAVGLFSVYFALWYRVYTVFYLNPLLRSTTSKPARVLNRLTLVFLFFMTIVNMTVFLVSPLYQTTPVGCLKVQSKKGASVKWGLLVSTTITFQLLLLYSLIYPLNVHRKKMHDRGLEGKTTFPLIKRAAITAGVVILSDTLNAVYALVNKQDIVYIRHIVYGTNMLINLLALLFSFTDWRERIFPWKTASDADERQITSFSSKSSRPTTRL